A single region of the Acidimicrobiales bacterium genome encodes:
- a CDS encoding TetR family transcriptional regulator gives MARRLTTQGQERKQQLIDTAAELFAARGYADTRIADIVTAAGVAKGLFYWYFDTKETLFRELAEDIRLRLRRAQGEAMDPAADALTRLRQGAEASVRFMAHHAHFFALLEVEHLEKQFADVVRKGTDVHVADVAALIREGIAAGLVRDEDPELLAYGVVGAVGYFSHFHRTGRIELPLDELSAFVGRFVVWSLAADPLTTTG, from the coding sequence ATGGCCCGACGGCTGACGACCCAGGGGCAGGAGCGCAAGCAGCAGCTCATCGACACGGCGGCCGAGCTGTTCGCGGCCCGCGGGTACGCGGACACCCGCATCGCCGACATCGTCACCGCCGCCGGCGTGGCCAAGGGCCTCTTCTACTGGTACTTCGACACCAAGGAGACCCTGTTCCGGGAGCTGGCCGAGGACATCAGGCTGCGGCTGCGGCGGGCCCAGGGCGAGGCCATGGACCCGGCCGCCGACGCCCTCACCCGCCTGCGCCAGGGCGCCGAGGCGTCGGTGCGGTTCATGGCCCACCACGCCCACTTCTTCGCCCTGCTCGAGGTCGAGCACCTGGAGAAGCAGTTCGCCGACGTCGTCCGCAAGGGCACCGACGTGCACGTCGCCGACGTCGCCGCCCTGATCCGGGAGGGGATCGCCGCCGGGCTGGTGCGCGACGAGGACCCCGAGCTGCTGGCCTACGGCGTCGTCGGGGCGGTCGGGTACTTCAGCCACTTCCACCGCACCGGCCGCATCGAGCTGCCCCTGGACGAGCTGTCGGCCTTCGTCGGCCGCTTCGTCGTGTGGTCGCTGGCGGCGGATCCCCTCACGACCACCGGGTAG
- a CDS encoding SCP2 sterol-binding domain-containing protein: protein MPYKFLSDEWLAEARKIREEYSGKTAPPAHAIRMNQVITDVPFGDGTVNAHMDTSAGEVELDLGHLESADVTVTLDYDTARAIFVEQNPQAGMQAFMAGKIKVQGDMTKLMAMQTTTPDATTAEIARRIKEITE from the coding sequence GTGCCGTACAAGTTCCTGTCGGACGAGTGGTTGGCCGAGGCCAGGAAGATCCGCGAGGAGTACTCCGGGAAGACGGCCCCGCCCGCCCATGCCATCCGCATGAACCAGGTGATCACCGACGTCCCCTTCGGCGACGGCACCGTCAACGCCCACATGGACACCTCGGCCGGCGAGGTCGAGCTCGACCTCGGCCACCTGGAGTCGGCCGACGTCACCGTCACCCTCGACTACGACACGGCGAGGGCGATCTTCGTGGAGCAGAACCCGCAGGCCGGGATGCAGGCGTTCATGGCCGGCAAGATCAAGGTCCAGGGCGACATGACCAAGCTCATGGCCATGCAGACGACCACCCCGGACGCCACGACCGCCGAGATCGCCCGGCGGATCAAGGAGATCACCGAGTGA
- a CDS encoding VOC family protein gives MQLAVVLDCADPVALAPFWAAAVGYRRVSGDGDPYVVLADPAGRLPELLLQRVAEPRTAKNRMHLDLRVDDLDGEVARLVAAGARPVGGRVHEDGWVWQVLADPEGNELCVLRPPGGPPVTR, from the coding sequence GTGCAGCTCGCCGTCGTGCTCGACTGCGCCGACCCCGTCGCCCTCGCCCCGTTCTGGGCGGCGGCCGTCGGCTACCGCCGGGTGAGCGGGGACGGCGACCCCTACGTCGTGCTGGCCGACCCGGCCGGGCGCCTCCCCGAGCTCCTGCTCCAGCGGGTGGCCGAGCCCCGCACGGCGAAGAACCGCATGCACCTCGACCTCCGGGTCGACGACCTGGACGGCGAGGTGGCCCGCCTGGTGGCGGCCGGCGCCCGGCCCGTGGGCGGGCGGGTGCACGAGGACGGCTGGGTGTGGCAGGTGCTGGCCGACCCGGAGGGCAACGAGCTGTGCGTGCTCCGCCCCCCTGGTGGGCCACCCGTCACTCGGTGA